In Chryseobacterium oranimense, a single window of DNA contains:
- a CDS encoding IucA/IucC family siderophore biosynthesis protein, which produces MNTTLNNTTISQEIWLQANRDLMAKTIAELMHEERLKPIPVLQDESGFTVFKLETGVENIEYSFRGQERMMDYWHIDKDSIEKIENGVKTSALNITRFFLEMQTVFDLDANTLARYTEELLHTLYCDALILSRGVMSSKDLASSNYQTVEHQMTGHPWVIVNKSRLGFSPTDLEKFAPEAGQDLKVLWLAAHKDRSAFQSLEHIDQEGFYRSEMGDNLFEEFQQKLTDAGKSVQDYNLIPVHPWQWEHKLKIHFAGDIAAGILILLGEGNDTYSPQQSIRTLFNTDHPEKRYLKTAVSILSTGNIRGLSPKQMKIAPAITDWVKGLIKDDAYLETKGTIFLGEEAAIAYLHPQYSAIAGVPYQYNEFLGALWRESACKYLKEDEEMFTMASLLFVDQNGIPLVHAFAEQAGISIRQWITDYLDAYLTPLLHIYYTHSLCVTPHGENIMVVLKNGVPQRIVIKDFVDDIVLTAEAREKLPDHLADGLIQSSNKENVPLSILLGVFDAFFRYLSNVLHTYSNFEEETFWTLVHDCIENYKNHNPHLNERYEKYDLYVPAFKRFYINSLRLKNGGYSENKAFAIPKKDGALPNPLYQIANKNSIATV; this is translated from the coding sequence ATGAACACCACTTTAAATAATACAACCATCAGCCAGGAAATCTGGCTTCAGGCCAACAGGGATCTTATGGCCAAGACCATTGCAGAACTGATGCATGAAGAAAGGCTGAAGCCCATTCCTGTACTTCAGGATGAATCCGGATTTACCGTATTTAAGCTTGAAACCGGAGTTGAAAACATTGAATACAGTTTCCGCGGACAGGAAAGGATGATGGATTACTGGCATATTGATAAAGACAGTATTGAAAAGATCGAGAATGGGGTAAAAACCTCAGCCCTGAATATTACCCGGTTCTTTCTTGAAATGCAGACTGTATTTGATCTGGATGCTAACACTTTAGCAAGATATACTGAAGAATTACTTCATACTTTATATTGTGATGCATTGATCTTATCCAGAGGGGTAATGTCCTCAAAAGATCTGGCATCAAGCAATTACCAGACGGTAGAGCATCAGATGACAGGCCATCCGTGGGTGATCGTCAATAAAAGCAGGCTGGGATTTTCTCCTACCGACCTTGAAAAGTTTGCTCCGGAAGCCGGACAGGACTTAAAAGTTTTATGGCTGGCCGCACACAAAGACAGATCTGCTTTCCAGTCACTGGAACATATTGATCAGGAAGGATTTTACCGTTCTGAAATGGGAGATAACCTGTTTGAAGAGTTTCAGCAGAAACTGACTGATGCAGGAAAATCTGTTCAGGATTATAATTTAATTCCGGTGCATCCCTGGCAGTGGGAACATAAACTGAAGATTCATTTTGCAGGAGATATCGCAGCCGGTATTTTAATTCTGTTAGGAGAAGGAAATGATACTTACAGCCCACAGCAAAGCATCAGAACCTTGTTTAATACCGATCATCCTGAAAAAAGATATTTAAAAACAGCCGTTTCCATTCTGAGCACAGGAAACATCAGAGGACTGTCGCCTAAGCAGATGAAAATCGCTCCGGCCATTACAGACTGGGTAAAAGGTCTGATTAAAGATGATGCTTATTTAGAAACAAAAGGAACCATATTCCTGGGCGAGGAAGCTGCAATTGCTTATCTGCACCCTCAGTACAGTGCGATTGCCGGAGTTCCTTACCAGTATAATGAATTCTTAGGAGCTTTATGGCGTGAAAGTGCCTGCAAATATTTAAAAGAGGACGAAGAAATGTTCACCATGGCTTCCCTGCTTTTTGTAGATCAGAACGGAATTCCTTTGGTTCATGCTTTTGCAGAACAGGCGGGAATTAGTATACGGCAGTGGATCACAGATTATCTGGATGCTTATCTTACACCGCTTCTTCACATTTATTATACGCATTCTCTTTGTGTAACGCCTCACGGGGAAAACATTATGGTAGTCCTGAAAAACGGAGTGCCGCAGAGAATTGTGATCAAAGATTTTGTGGATGATATTGTGTTGACCGCAGAAGCAAGGGAAAAACTTCCTGATCATCTGGCAGACGGACTGATCCAGTCTTCCAACAAGGAAAATGTTCCGTTGTCTATTCTTCTGGGCGTTTTTGATGCGTTCTTCAGATATTTATCCAATGTTCTGCATACGTATTCCAACTTTGAAGAAGAAACATTCTGGACCCTTGTTCACGACTGTATTGAGAACTACAAAAATCATAATCCTCATCTGAATGAGCGTTATGAAAAATATGACCTGTATGTTCCTGCATTCAAAAGATTCTACATCAACAGTCTGCGTCTGAAAAATGGCGGTTACAGTGAAAATAAAGCATTTGCTATTCCAAAGAAAGACGGTGCACTACCGAATCCTTTGTATCAGATTGCTAATAAAAACTCTATAGCGACCGTATGA
- a CDS encoding lysine N(6)-hydroxylase/L-ornithine N(5)-oxygenase family protein encodes MNNDNIYNVIGIGIGPFNLGLAALSNPVSELKTLFLDQRDGFDWHPGLMIDHVTLQTPFLCDCVSMADPTNPLSLLNYLKETNRLYKFFIREDFFIPRKEYNRYCQWVVSQLPQCRFSTQVVDIVYEDGLYLITTVHTKTKETEVFRTERLILGTGTQPHIPSFIPKEDSRILHTSSYLYRKEELLAQGKKIAVIGSGQSAAEVFYDLLQSRDEDTQLGWYSRPDRFFPMEYSKLTLELTSPDYVDYFYSRDEAARKSILSKQQAQFKGINYDLINHIYDFIYDLNIDNADPKLTIIPNSQLDRVDNSNPDHLTLEFTQLEQEVPYEQEADYLVVGTGYRYHEPAFLKNIQDRIKRDSGGLFAVNRNYSIDHNGGEIYVLHAEVHTHSYISTDLGMAAYRNSYIINDILGREYYKIEKKIAFQDFDVEKHAAIPAAKI; translated from the coding sequence ATGAATAACGATAATATATATAACGTGATCGGAATAGGTATTGGCCCTTTCAATCTGGGACTTGCCGCTTTATCCAATCCGGTTTCTGAATTAAAAACACTTTTCCTTGACCAGAGAGACGGCTTCGACTGGCATCCGGGATTGATGATTGACCATGTGACCCTGCAGACACCTTTTCTGTGCGACTGTGTATCCATGGCAGATCCTACGAATCCTTTAAGCCTTCTGAACTACCTGAAAGAAACCAACAGGCTGTACAAATTTTTTATCAGGGAAGATTTTTTCATTCCGCGTAAAGAATACAACCGTTACTGTCAATGGGTCGTGAGCCAATTACCACAATGCCGTTTCTCTACACAGGTGGTTGATATTGTGTATGAAGATGGTTTGTATTTAATTACAACGGTTCATACAAAAACCAAGGAAACAGAAGTTTTCAGAACAGAAAGACTGATCCTGGGAACAGGGACACAGCCTCATATTCCTTCGTTTATTCCGAAAGAGGATTCACGTATTCTTCATACAAGCTCTTATCTGTACCGTAAGGAAGAACTTTTAGCTCAGGGTAAAAAAATTGCTGTGATCGGTTCAGGGCAGAGCGCTGCGGAGGTTTTCTATGATTTATTGCAGAGCCGTGACGAAGATACTCAGTTAGGCTGGTATTCCCGTCCGGACCGCTTCTTCCCGATGGAATATTCAAAGCTGACCCTAGAACTTACTTCTCCTGATTATGTAGATTATTTCTACAGCAGGGATGAAGCGGCCAGAAAGTCTATATTAAGCAAGCAGCAGGCACAGTTTAAAGGAATCAATTATGACCTGATCAACCATATCTATGATTTCATCTACGACCTGAATATTGATAATGCAGATCCAAAACTGACCATTATTCCAAACAGTCAGTTGGATAGAGTAGACAACAGCAATCCGGATCATTTAACCCTTGAATTTACCCAACTGGAGCAGGAAGTTCCTTACGAGCAGGAAGCTGATTATCTGGTGGTAGGAACAGGATACCGTTATCATGAGCCTGCCTTTCTGAAGAATATCCAGGACAGAATTAAAAGAGATTCAGGCGGATTGTTTGCCGTGAACAGGAATTATTCTATAGATCATAACGGAGGTGAAATTTACGTGCTTCACGCAGAAGTACATACCCATAGCTATATTTCCACAGACCTTGGAATGGCGGCTTACCGTAATTCGTATATCATCAATGATATTTTGGGAAGAGAATATTATAAAATCGAGAAGAAAATTGCTTTTCAGGATTTTGACGTAGAAAAACATGCTGCAATACCCGCTGCGAAAATATAA
- a CDS encoding GNAT family N-acetyltransferase has product MEKTLVQQTKFTEQAQEITVRILLNGMLRELGNGKFYQGVPKYDTLTAQALQNSIYPLQIRFKLKKSEVFLFAPVSYRSESTFHNYGMPLWIVDHKNQTVAEADLDQLTALVYEELSEKPTQQGLELFTKRIQSSFHNLQMIMTEGLKGKDALTYSFLESEQQLPVGHNLHPFTKARMGFSREEQLLYGPEFNKGIQLEYFLVHKSCVKENSVLDVSYNEFLKSLVSLPENLEQKYLNKRETISDFYTVPCNPWEASYLLSTKEGAEMVSNRTLIHIGALGEEFYSTSSIRSMYSPDIPWMPKFSLSVLLTGSIRINTEKDLARGYASALWRKHAGASFEKDFNQFKLLLEPVTLGVYHDDKNIESLNLLIRENPFLQEDKIILLARLCQDEPSEGQNFIQQFFTDVSEKLGTSPEESVKIWFEKYIQLLITPLNHLYSHYGMAPEAHQQNLLIKLDDQLLPQTLFVRDAQGYLLRESAREQYTELSKQYPEIEDLFIRDERLLDIISYHVLVSNLSALITSFGKTGWANERELINILHNEFEQIHQEMPSDFTRYALENRHWGTKTNFKAVANEIDGITSAGAISYAKVPNLLHYHYFSDQLIRPKGKDVFFSRYFQKDDVTVTMRPIDLDEDLEMLHEWFNREHAVKIWQMNWPIDELETYYRLMLPGDEAHSYIVMSNGEPTCNIEVYWPCRDIVGNYYDVLPTDYGTHQFIAPTDPKKKFVSPSTQSMVDYVFAQPEVGKMVGEGSVDSLASMMNKAHVGFKVDKVIEMPHKKANLNFCYREWYWEKFPQNKNVEFTVKIAEHE; this is encoded by the coding sequence ATGGAGAAGACTTTAGTACAGCAAACTAAGTTTACAGAACAGGCGCAGGAAATTACCGTCAGGATCCTGCTGAACGGAATGCTCCGCGAGCTTGGAAACGGAAAATTCTACCAGGGAGTTCCGAAATATGATACGCTGACGGCTCAGGCACTTCAAAACAGCATTTATCCGCTCCAAATCAGGTTTAAACTGAAAAAAAGTGAAGTGTTTTTGTTTGCTCCCGTTTCATACCGCTCCGAAAGTACTTTTCATAATTATGGAATGCCTTTATGGATCGTGGATCATAAAAATCAGACGGTCGCTGAAGCAGATCTTGATCAGCTGACGGCTTTGGTTTATGAGGAACTTTCTGAAAAACCAACTCAGCAGGGACTGGAACTTTTTACCAAAAGAATTCAAAGCAGTTTCCACAATCTCCAAATGATCATGACTGAAGGATTAAAGGGTAAAGATGCATTAACATATTCTTTCCTTGAATCTGAACAGCAGCTTCCTGTAGGCCACAATCTTCACCCTTTTACAAAAGCAAGGATGGGATTCTCCAGAGAAGAGCAGCTTCTTTACGGCCCGGAATTCAATAAAGGCATCCAGCTTGAATACTTTCTGGTTCATAAAAGCTGTGTAAAAGAGAATTCAGTACTGGATGTATCCTATAACGAATTTCTGAAAAGCCTGGTTTCATTACCGGAAAACCTTGAACAGAAATACTTGAATAAAAGGGAAACTATTTCAGATTTTTATACCGTTCCGTGCAATCCGTGGGAAGCCAGCTATCTTTTATCTACAAAAGAAGGGGCAGAAATGGTAAGCAACCGTACATTGATCCACATCGGAGCGTTGGGCGAAGAATTTTATTCCACATCTTCCATCAGAAGCATGTACAGCCCGGATATTCCGTGGATGCCTAAGTTTTCTTTAAGTGTCCTTTTAACGGGATCCATAAGAATCAATACGGAGAAAGATCTGGCAAGAGGTTATGCATCGGCTTTATGGCGTAAGCATGCAGGCGCATCGTTTGAAAAAGATTTTAACCAGTTTAAACTGCTTCTGGAGCCTGTAACATTAGGCGTTTACCATGACGATAAAAATATTGAAAGCCTGAATCTTCTCATCCGTGAAAATCCGTTTTTACAGGAAGATAAAATCATATTACTGGCAAGACTTTGTCAGGATGAGCCTTCAGAAGGACAAAATTTCATTCAGCAATTCTTTACAGACGTATCAGAAAAGCTGGGAACAAGTCCGGAAGAATCGGTAAAAATATGGTTTGAAAAGTATATTCAATTATTAATTACGCCTCTAAACCATTTATACAGCCATTACGGAATGGCTCCGGAAGCGCATCAGCAAAACCTTCTGATCAAACTGGATGATCAGCTGCTGCCACAAACTCTTTTTGTAAGAGACGCACAGGGTTATTTACTGAGAGAAAGCGCAAGAGAACAATACACTGAACTTTCAAAACAGTATCCTGAAATTGAAGACCTTTTCATCAGGGATGAGCGTCTTCTGGACATTATCTCTTATCATGTACTGGTAAGCAATCTTTCAGCACTTATTACATCTTTTGGAAAAACCGGATGGGCCAATGAAAGAGAACTAATCAATATTCTGCATAATGAATTTGAACAGATTCACCAGGAAATGCCTTCTGATTTTACCCGTTATGCGCTTGAAAACCGTCATTGGGGCACAAAAACCAATTTTAAAGCAGTGGCTAATGAAATTGATGGAATTACCAGCGCAGGAGCTATTTCTTATGCTAAAGTTCCGAATCTTCTTCATTATCATTATTTCTCAGACCAGCTGATCCGGCCGAAAGGAAAAGACGTTTTTTTCAGTCGTTATTTCCAGAAAGATGATGTGACCGTTACCATGAGACCTATAGATCTTGATGAAGACCTGGAAATGCTTCATGAATGGTTTAACCGTGAACATGCAGTGAAAATCTGGCAGATGAACTGGCCTATTGACGAGCTGGAAACCTATTACCGCCTGATGCTTCCGGGAGATGAAGCGCACAGCTACATCGTGATGAGTAACGGTGAACCTACCTGTAACATTGAGGTATACTGGCCGTGCAGGGATATTGTAGGCAATTACTATGATGTGCTGCCAACCGATTACGGAACGCATCAGTTCATTGCACCCACTGATCCTAAGAAGAAATTCGTTTCTCCTTCTACACAGTCTATGGTAGATTACGTATTTGCCCAGCCGGAAGTGGGTAAAATGGTAGGGGAAGGCTCGGTAGATTCTCTGGCTTCTATGATGAATAAGGCCCATGTAGGCTTCAAAGTAGATAAAGTCATTGAAATGCCTCATAAAAAAGCCAATCTGAACTTCTGCTACAGAGAATGGTATTGGGAAAAATTTCCTCAGAACAAAAATGTAGAATTCACCGTAAAAATTGCTGAACATGAATAA
- a CDS encoding aspartate aminotransferase family protein: MNNTQMQAGEIPAASLPHISGNFGNIFHSDNYDHYRSAVKETLDLVGTFLHRNTKPFSGIEAKEMKSMVQHIDLNQKLSSYHELLQEVDTIYVKHATAFHLPQYVAHLNCPVVIPALAGEILVSAINSSQDTYDQSAGGTFMERKLIDWTADQLGYSAETSDGVFTAGGSQSNLMGLVMMRDCFSQKRYHHNIKLDGLPKEAGRFRIFVSDKSHFSNLKNASIMGLGEKSIVKVPTDERFCMDISLLKKYIKREEQLGNIPIGIVATAGTTDFGNVDPLEDIANIAEQYNIWMHVDAAYGCALLLSEKYRHLLNGIERADSVTIDYHKSFFQPISSSAFIVKNKRELRILKHHADYLNPAEMDEEEIPAQINKSIIQSTRRFDALKLWFTLRMMGKEQLSEYTDTVIDLTKDVASMINENADFELLSDTDLSVLVFRYIRPDIEDLNALNQYIKMKLFYSGEVLVASTKVDGNFYLKFTFLNPITTTEDVHQILNKIKAHGEDFSTAN, translated from the coding sequence ATGAATAACACTCAAATGCAGGCCGGAGAGATCCCGGCTGCTTCCTTACCTCACATTTCGGGGAATTTTGGAAATATTTTCCATTCTGATAATTATGATCACTATCGTTCCGCCGTTAAAGAAACTTTAGACCTGGTGGGAACATTTCTTCACAGAAATACCAAACCCTTCAGCGGAATAGAAGCCAAAGAAATGAAAAGCATGGTACAGCACATAGACCTTAATCAAAAACTGTCTTCTTACCACGAACTTCTTCAGGAAGTAGATACTATATATGTAAAGCATGCTACAGCTTTTCACCTACCACAATATGTGGCACACCTTAACTGTCCTGTAGTAATCCCGGCACTGGCAGGAGAAATCCTTGTAAGCGCCATCAATTCTTCCCAGGATACCTACGACCAGAGCGCCGGAGGAACATTTATGGAAAGAAAACTGATCGACTGGACAGCTGACCAGCTAGGATACAGTGCAGAAACCAGCGACGGCGTTTTCACAGCCGGAGGATCACAAAGTAACCTGATGGGGCTTGTGATGATGCGCGACTGCTTTTCCCAGAAAAGATACCATCACAATATTAAGCTGGATGGCCTTCCAAAGGAAGCCGGACGTTTCAGAATCTTTGTTTCTGATAAATCCCACTTCAGCAACTTAAAGAATGCCTCGATCATGGGATTAGGCGAGAAAAGTATCGTTAAAGTTCCTACGGATGAGAGATTCTGTATGGATATTTCTTTACTTAAAAAATACATCAAGCGGGAAGAGCAGCTGGGAAATATTCCAATTGGAATTGTAGCTACGGCAGGAACCACAGACTTCGGAAACGTAGATCCGCTGGAAGATATCGCCAATATTGCTGAACAATACAATATCTGGATGCACGTAGATGCCGCTTACGGATGTGCTTTGTTATTAAGCGAAAAATACCGTCATCTTCTGAATGGTATCGAAAGAGCAGATTCTGTGACGATAGATTATCATAAATCTTTCTTCCAGCCCATCAGTAGCAGTGCGTTCATCGTTAAAAACAAGAGGGAATTAAGAATCCTTAAACATCACGCAGACTATCTGAATCCTGCAGAAATGGATGAAGAGGAAATTCCTGCACAGATCAACAAATCCATTATCCAGAGTACCCGAAGATTTGATGCTTTGAAACTGTGGTTTACGTTAAGAATGATGGGGAAAGAACAGCTTTCCGAATACACGGATACCGTAATAGACCTTACGAAAGATGTTGCTTCCATGATCAACGAAAATGCCGACTTTGAACTGCTTTCCGATACGGACCTGAGCGTTCTGGTTTTCCGTTATATCAGACCCGATATTGAAGACCTGAATGCTTTGAACCAATACATCAAAATGAAGCTTTTCTACAGCGGAGAGGTTCTGGTAGCCAGTACAAAAGTGGACGGAAATTTCTACCTGAAATTCACTTTCCTGAACCCGATTACAACAACAGAAGACGTTCATCAAATTTTAAACAAAATAAAAGCTCATGGAGAAGACTTTAGTACAGCAAACTAA
- a CDS encoding TauD/TfdA family dioxygenase — translation MNSPEILDNNSITAVKLLPGVIEITSQERRMIQDAAAHLERKYGSYENRDFITHVHQLASYFLPERILHIAADFASDFSKDQYGAIAFRGLMDIDQESIGTTPPNWQSADYSKFNIYGFACAMLHGALPSKPVQYYSQRKGGGLMHAIIPDERMRETQTGSGSATDLYVHTEDAFLKHQADFLSFMYIRNEEQVPSTLYSIRSHESIGEKFRPLFERMYKIPKDANLETGTDEEEVLDAILYGNYELPFMRFDAAEQLFNPSIRQSDDAHHHLNEFWEEARDLIYSGFTPQAGDVILVNNHLCAHGRSAFRAGVRNIDGIEYRCERRIMLRMMSKVSLMDMRAHTLTEDPFFVIEEHLGKNFENI, via the coding sequence ATGAATTCTCCAGAAATTTTAGATAACAACAGTATTACTGCGGTAAAACTGCTTCCCGGAGTGATTGAGATCACCTCTCAGGAAAGAAGAATGATACAAGATGCAGCAGCGCATCTTGAGAGAAAATACGGCAGCTATGAAAACCGTGACTTTATTACCCATGTTCATCAGCTGGCTTCTTATTTCTTACCGGAAAGAATTCTACACATAGCAGCTGATTTTGCCAGTGACTTTTCAAAAGACCAGTACGGAGCCATCGCGTTCAGGGGACTGATGGATATTGATCAGGAAAGCATTGGAACTACGCCTCCCAACTGGCAGTCTGCAGATTATTCCAAGTTCAATATCTATGGTTTTGCCTGTGCAATGCTTCATGGAGCACTTCCGTCCAAGCCGGTACAGTATTATTCACAGCGTAAAGGCGGCGGATTAATGCATGCCATCATCCCTGACGAAAGAATGCGTGAAACCCAGACCGGATCAGGATCTGCAACAGATCTTTATGTACATACGGAAGATGCCTTCCTGAAACATCAGGCAGACTTTTTGAGCTTTATGTACATCAGAAATGAAGAGCAGGTGCCTTCTACCCTATATTCTATCCGTTCCCATGAATCTATCGGAGAAAAATTCAGACCTCTTTTCGAAAGGATGTACAAGATCCCGAAAGATGCCAACCTGGAAACAGGAACTGATGAAGAAGAAGTGCTGGATGCCATCCTGTATGGAAATTATGAGCTGCCTTTCATGAGGTTTGATGCAGCAGAGCAATTATTCAATCCAAGCATCAGGCAAAGTGATGACGCGCATCACCATCTGAATGAGTTCTGGGAAGAGGCAAGAGATCTGATTTATTCAGGTTTTACGCCACAGGCCGGGGATGTTATATTGGTTAATAACCACTTATGTGCTCATGGAAGATCAGCTTTCCGTGCCGGAGTGAGGAACATTGACGGGATAGAATATCGCTGCGAAAGAAGAATTATGCTTCGTATGATGAGCAAAGTAAGTTTAATGGACATGAGGGCCCACACGCTTACTGAAGACCCGTTCTTTGTGATTGAAGAACATCTGGGTAAAAACTTTGAAAATATTTAA
- a CDS encoding alpha/beta hydrolase family protein — translation MKNLVSIVCVLTVSAQLSAQKVIYQEVFSAKMNKNVKTIIITPDVQQGATYPSVYILHGYSGNPERTIKQDIPDLVQKAQTYKTIYVLPDGNYNSWYVDSPLVKDSQYQTFIGQELVDYINKNYPVKNDKKFRGILGWSMGGYGAVNIGTAYNHTFGIVGSSCGALDFKSFGEGYTQYQVDKVLGSAISLNPKFLTDNKVKTMATSEQQYIFDCGTEDTQMIEMNRKFHKKLTELKIPHLYIESLGAHDPQYWSRSLSEQLTLFNQFFSH, via the coding sequence ATGAAAAATTTAGTAAGCATCGTATGTGTATTGACAGTATCTGCACAGCTTTCCGCACAGAAAGTCATTTATCAAGAGGTTTTCAGTGCCAAAATGAATAAGAACGTTAAAACGATTATCATCACACCGGATGTGCAGCAGGGCGCAACCTATCCATCGGTTTATATTCTTCACGGTTACAGTGGGAATCCTGAACGGACAATCAAACAGGATATTCCTGATCTGGTTCAAAAAGCACAGACATATAAGACGATTTACGTACTGCCGGACGGAAACTATAATTCGTGGTATGTAGACAGTCCGTTGGTTAAAGATTCCCAGTATCAGACTTTTATTGGACAGGAGCTTGTAGATTATATTAATAAAAACTATCCGGTGAAAAATGATAAAAAATTCCGTGGTATCCTGGGTTGGAGCATGGGAGGGTATGGTGCTGTCAATATTGGTACTGCATACAATCATACATTTGGCATTGTGGGAAGTTCTTGCGGGGCTTTGGATTTCAAGTCATTCGGGGAAGGCTACACTCAATATCAGGTAGATAAAGTATTAGGATCTGCAATATCATTAAATCCTAAATTTCTTACAGACAATAAAGTGAAGACTATGGCTACATCAGAACAGCAGTACATTTTCGATTGCGGTACGGAAGACACACAAATGATTGAAATGAACAGAAAATTTCATAAAAAACTCACAGAACTTAAAATTCCGCATCTTTATATAGAATCCCTGGGTGCTCATGATCCGCAGTACTGGAGCAGATCCTTATCTGAACAATTGACTTTATTCAATCAATTCTTCAGTCATTAA
- a CDS encoding Crp/Fnr family transcriptional regulator, with product MKDLLEQINSYYPLSEETVKALMNICKEEIYHKNDLLQEAGSAARYYYFIKSGLVGYYTVDEQGDSVYKIFFEEKSFVASTAAIIKDKPSDFNIIALEDCSVIKYPAKAFRELISQYHDLALFHIRYLEKNWVVKKEPLEISLKHETAKRRYLKLLENKSLHDRLKQHHIASYLGITPTQLSRIKKEIN from the coding sequence TTGAAAGACCTTTTAGAACAGATCAATAGTTATTATCCGCTGTCAGAAGAAACGGTGAAAGCCTTGATGAATATCTGTAAGGAGGAAATATATCATAAAAATGACCTTCTTCAGGAAGCAGGCTCTGCCGCCAGATACTATTATTTTATAAAATCAGGATTGGTAGGTTATTATACTGTAGATGAGCAGGGGGATTCTGTGTATAAGATTTTCTTCGAAGAAAAGAGTTTTGTAGCTTCTACAGCAGCCATTATCAAAGATAAGCCCAGCGACTTCAATATCATTGCTTTAGAAGACTGTTCAGTGATAAAATATCCGGCAAAAGCTTTCAGAGAACTCATCAGTCAATACCACGACCTGGCATTATTTCACATCCGTTATCTGGAAAAAAACTGGGTAGTAAAAAAAGAACCGCTGGAAATTTCTTTAAAGCATGAAACAGCCAAGCGCCGTTATCTAAAGCTTTTGGAGAACAAATCGCTCCATGATAGACTGAAACAGCATCATATTGCTTCTTATCTGGGAATTACACCCACTCAGCTAAGCCGCATAAAAAAAGAAATAAACTGA
- a CDS encoding GNAT family N-acetyltransferase — protein sequence MSSITISKAGINDLETIQNIGIQTFSETFAENNSEEAMKNYLEKSFSTEKVKSELSNPDSHFYIAWEEDIAVGYLKLNSGSAQTELQDETALEIERIYVKKSHHGQKVGQLLYDQALETAQNLNKNYIWLGVWEKNSRAVRFYEKNGFEVFGNHIFRLGDDEQTDLMMKKILD from the coding sequence ATGTCATCAATAACGATCTCTAAAGCTGGAATAAACGATCTTGAAACCATTCAGAATATTGGAATACAGACCTTTTCCGAAACCTTTGCAGAAAACAATTCGGAGGAAGCTATGAAAAATTATCTCGAAAAAAGTTTCAGTACGGAAAAAGTAAAATCAGAACTGAGTAATCCCGATTCCCATTTCTATATCGCATGGGAAGAGGACATTGCTGTAGGCTATCTCAAATTAAACTCCGGATCTGCACAAACAGAACTTCAGGATGAAACAGCTTTGGAAATAGAAAGGATTTATGTCAAAAAAAGCCATCATGGTCAGAAAGTAGGACAGCTGCTGTATGATCAGGCTTTGGAAACAGCTCAAAACCTTAATAAAAATTATATCTGGCTGGGTGTATGGGAAAAGAATTCAAGAGCCGTTAGGTTTTATGAGAAAAATGGTTTTGAAGTATTTGGAAACCATATATTCAGATTGGGAGATGATGAACAGACTGATCTGATGATGAAGAAAATTTTAGATTAA